A single genomic interval of Asinibacterium sp. OR53 harbors:
- a CDS encoding sodium:solute symporter, with protein MSPLLLFSFVIGYFLILLVVAWYTGRNSNNDSFFIGNRNSNWMLVAFGMIGTSLSGVTFVSVPGAVARESFAYFQITLGYLLGYLVIAFVLLPLYYRLNLTSIYNYLSSRLGFTSYKTGASFFILSRTLGATARLYLVVKILQDAILESFHVPFWLTTLIILAMILLYTYEGGVKTIVWTDTLQTSCMLLGLVICVYYILNHLHLGVGESLAAMREKGYDRIFFTDPHSKFFFLKQILAGAFVTITMTGMDQEMMQKNISVKTLKDSQKNVVTLGFIMLVVIFLFLFLGGLLYLFAGTQQVTATGDALFPAIALNHMPKMVSVIFIIALISALFPSADGAITALTSSFCIDILGMQRRNDWNDAQKKKIRQRIHLGVACLFLLFVMVYKWVDSSSMIGVILKVAAYTYGPLLGLFTFGILLKRNVQDRLVPLVCILSPLLCLVIDKYQKALFGSFEIGLELLIINGLITFTGLWLISSPAVKQKA; from the coding sequence ATGTCTCCCCTTCTGCTCTTTTCTTTTGTTATAGGTTATTTTTTGATATTGCTGGTAGTAGCCTGGTACACCGGCAGGAACAGCAACAACGATTCTTTTTTTATTGGTAACCGGAACAGCAACTGGATGCTGGTTGCGTTTGGCATGATCGGCACATCGCTGAGCGGTGTTACGTTCGTAAGCGTACCCGGTGCTGTGGCCCGGGAATCGTTTGCTTATTTCCAGATCACCCTGGGTTACCTGCTGGGTTATTTAGTGATCGCTTTTGTTTTATTGCCATTGTATTACCGGCTCAACCTCACTTCTATTTACAATTACCTGAGCAGCCGCCTGGGTTTCACATCTTATAAAACAGGCGCTTCTTTTTTCATCCTTTCACGCACCCTCGGCGCCACGGCAAGGTTATACCTGGTGGTAAAAATATTACAGGATGCCATCCTGGAAAGTTTTCATGTTCCCTTCTGGCTCACCACACTCATCATACTGGCCATGATATTGCTGTACACTTATGAAGGGGGGGTGAAGACCATTGTATGGACTGATACACTGCAGACCTCCTGCATGTTGCTGGGCCTTGTGATCTGTGTCTATTATATCCTGAATCACCTGCACCTGGGTGTGGGCGAAAGTTTGGCTGCTATGCGTGAAAAAGGGTATGACAGGATTTTCTTCACCGACCCACACAGCAAGTTCTTCTTTTTAAAACAGATCCTGGCCGGCGCTTTCGTTACCATTACCATGACGGGGATGGACCAGGAAATGATGCAGAAAAACATTTCGGTTAAAACATTGAAAGACTCTCAGAAAAATGTGGTTACCCTGGGTTTCATCATGCTGGTGGTGATCTTTTTGTTCCTGTTCCTCGGCGGACTCCTCTACCTGTTTGCCGGAACGCAACAGGTAACAGCTACCGGAGATGCACTCTTCCCTGCGATTGCCCTGAATCACATGCCTAAAATGGTATCTGTGATCTTTATCATCGCACTGATCTCGGCCCTGTTCCCCAGTGCCGATGGTGCCATTACCGCGCTCACTTCTTCCTTCTGTATCGATATCCTGGGTATGCAAAGGCGTAACGATTGGAATGATGCACAAAAGAAAAAGATCCGCCAGCGCATACACCTGGGCGTTGCCTGTCTCTTCCTGCTTTTTGTAATGGTGTACAAGTGGGTAGACAGCAGCAGTATGATCGGCGTGATATTGAAAGTGGCTGCTTATACTTATGGTCCCCTGCTGGGTCTTTTCACTTTCGGCATACTGCTCAAAAGAAATGTGCAGGACCGGCTGGTACCCCTCGTTTGTATACTCTCGCCATTGCTATGCCTGGTGATTGACAAATACCAGAAAGCACTTTTCGGCTCTTTTGAGATCGGACTGGAACTCCTGATCATCAACGGGTTGATCACTTTTACAGGCCTGTGGCTCATTTCAAGCCCTGCTGTTAAGCAAAAAGCATAG
- the hpt gene encoding hypoxanthine phosphoribosyltransferase, with the protein MSVITVHDKSFISYLPESLILEKIKALADELNRDYAGKKPLFIAILNGSFMFASDLFKELHIDAEISFIKLASYKGTKSTGHVITAIGLDIDITDRHVVILEDIIDTGKTMNEFLPQIRNQQPASLKIAVLLHKPDATVFPIQIDYCCFSIPNKFVVGYGLDYDGLGRNIRELYQLATEA; encoded by the coding sequence ATGTCAGTGATTACTGTTCACGATAAATCCTTCATTTCTTATCTGCCCGAATCATTGATACTGGAAAAGATTAAAGCGCTGGCGGATGAATTGAACCGGGATTATGCCGGCAAGAAGCCTTTGTTCATTGCCATACTGAACGGTTCCTTCATGTTCGCATCCGACCTGTTCAAGGAGCTGCATATCGATGCAGAGATCAGTTTCATTAAGCTGGCTTCTTACAAAGGCACCAAATCTACCGGGCATGTGATCACGGCTATTGGACTGGATATCGATATTACCGACAGACATGTAGTGATACTGGAAGATATCATCGATACCGGCAAGACCATGAATGAGTTCCTGCCACAGATACGCAACCAACAGCCGGCTTCCTTGAAAATTGCAGTGCTGCTGCACAAGCCCGATGCCACTGTATTTCCTATACAAATTGATTATTGCTGTTTTTCCATCCCCAACAAATTTGTGGTAGGTTATGGTCTCGATTACGATGGTCTGGGCAGGAATATCCGCGAATTATACCAGCTCGCAACAGAAGCCTAG
- the trpS gene encoding tryptophan--tRNA ligase has product MTKEVVVSGIRPTGFLHLGNYFGAMRNYVRMQHEYNCYFFVANWHSLTTHPDTSELKASVHRVIAENIACGLDPEKVSLYIQSDIHEIAELYLYLNMLAYKGELEKTPTFKDKVRLQPDNVNAGLLTYPVLMAADILIHRAVKVPVGKDQEQHLEIARNFAERFNHRYGEVLPAPYAFNYGGELVKIMSLDGNGKMSKSENQMNTLYLADDGDLIRKKIMKAKTDQGPSEPNSTKPDYIENLFTLMRLVSTPDTVQKFEDDYNASSSGHTVIRYGDMKKQLAEDMAAFIAPIREKAADIQNNQELLSRIIRQGAEKARHSAAETLKLVRQAIGMNYA; this is encoded by the coding sequence ATGACAAAAGAGGTAGTAGTAAGCGGCATCAGGCCGACCGGTTTTTTACACCTGGGAAATTATTTCGGTGCCATGCGCAATTATGTTCGCATGCAGCACGAGTATAACTGCTATTTTTTTGTGGCCAACTGGCATAGCCTTACTACCCACCCCGATACTTCTGAATTGAAAGCAAGCGTTCACCGGGTGATCGCTGAAAACATCGCGTGCGGACTCGATCCTGAAAAAGTATCGCTTTACATCCAAAGCGACATCCATGAAATAGCCGAGCTCTATCTTTATCTCAACATGCTTGCATACAAAGGCGAGCTGGAGAAAACGCCTACTTTCAAAGACAAAGTACGTTTGCAGCCCGATAACGTCAATGCAGGATTGCTCACTTACCCGGTATTGATGGCCGCAGATATTTTAATCCACCGTGCGGTAAAAGTGCCGGTGGGTAAAGACCAGGAGCAGCACCTGGAGATAGCACGCAATTTTGCCGAACGGTTCAACCACCGTTATGGAGAAGTATTGCCGGCGCCTTATGCTTTTAATTATGGCGGCGAGCTGGTGAAGATCATGAGTCTCGATGGCAATGGTAAAATGAGCAAAAGCGAAAACCAGATGAATACGCTTTACCTGGCAGATGATGGAGACCTGATCCGTAAAAAGATCATGAAAGCCAAAACAGACCAGGGACCTTCCGAACCCAATTCGACGAAGCCCGATTATATAGAGAACCTCTTTACGTTGATGCGTTTGGTAAGTACACCCGATACCGTACAGAAATTTGAAGATGATTACAATGCCAGCAGTTCAGGCCATACCGTTATCCGTTATGGCGACATGAAAAAGCAGTTGGCAGAAGACATGGCGGCATTCATTGCACCTATCCGTGAAAAAGCAGCTGATATCCAAAACAACCAGGAACTTCTGTCGCGGATCATCCGCCAGGGAGCAGAAAAAGCAAGGCACAGCGCTGCTGAAACATTGAAACTCGTAAGGCAGGCCATAGGCATGAATTACGCCTGA
- a CDS encoding FAD-binding oxidoreductase, producing the protein MRAVAPKGLVTTDHLKQFKAIIGEQFVLADEETLTHYGHDETEHLSYLPEVVLKPRTAEEIAAIMRLCNEYHIPVTPRGAGTGLSGGALPHLGGVLLSSERMNSILEIDERNLQVTTEPGVITEVLQNAVKEKGLFYPPDPSSRGSCFIGGNIAENSGGPKAVKYGVVKDYVLNLEVVLPNGEIIWTGANVLKNSTGYNLTQLLVGSEGTLGIVTKIVLKLIPLPKYDLLMLVPFASLEKASEAVSAIFRAGFVPSGLELVEIDALKIVSQFVDSSAVPVNDDIAAHLIIEVDGNNMDVLMGEMEAIAELLTQFEAGEVFFADDAQQKTELWKLRRRVAEAVKTSGYTIEEDAVVPRAELPALIKGVKQLGKQYGFHAVCYGHAGDGNLHIRINHPTIKNSHGNAEMTAALQALFELVKSLGGTISGEHGIGLIQKPYLHTVFREANLHLMREIKKVFDPNNILNAGKIFDLN; encoded by the coding sequence ATGCGGGCTGTGGCGCCGAAAGGATTAGTGACTACCGATCATTTGAAACAATTCAAAGCCATCATAGGAGAACAGTTTGTACTGGCCGATGAGGAAACCCTAACCCATTACGGTCATGATGAAACAGAACATTTATCCTATCTCCCCGAAGTGGTACTGAAACCCCGTACTGCGGAGGAAATAGCGGCTATCATGCGTTTGTGCAATGAATATCATATCCCTGTTACCCCAAGGGGTGCCGGAACCGGATTGAGTGGTGGTGCACTGCCACATTTAGGCGGTGTACTGCTTTCAAGCGAACGGATGAATAGCATCCTGGAAATAGATGAACGCAACCTGCAGGTAACTACCGAGCCGGGTGTGATCACTGAAGTATTGCAAAATGCAGTGAAAGAAAAAGGGCTTTTCTATCCACCCGACCCCAGCAGTCGCGGTAGTTGTTTTATTGGCGGCAATATTGCCGAGAACAGCGGCGGCCCCAAAGCGGTGAAATATGGTGTGGTGAAAGATTATGTGCTGAACCTCGAGGTGGTATTGCCCAATGGCGAGATCATCTGGACGGGCGCCAATGTATTGAAGAATTCAACCGGTTATAACCTTACGCAGTTGCTCGTAGGCAGCGAAGGCACATTGGGCATCGTTACCAAGATCGTGTTGAAGCTGATACCCTTACCCAAATATGATCTGCTGATGCTGGTGCCCTTTGCTTCCCTGGAAAAAGCCAGCGAAGCGGTGAGTGCTATTTTCCGTGCAGGCTTTGTGCCCAGCGGATTGGAACTGGTAGAAATCGATGCATTGAAAATTGTGAGCCAGTTTGTAGACAGCAGCGCTGTTCCGGTGAATGACGATATTGCCGCGCACCTGATCATTGAAGTAGATGGCAATAACATGGATGTGCTCATGGGCGAGATGGAAGCCATTGCCGAATTGCTCACGCAATTCGAAGCAGGGGAAGTATTTTTTGCCGATGATGCCCAGCAAAAAACTGAATTGTGGAAACTGCGCCGCCGTGTAGCCGAAGCGGTGAAAACATCGGGCTATACCATTGAAGAAGATGCGGTAGTGCCCAGGGCCGAATTGCCTGCACTCATCAAAGGTGTGAAGCAATTAGGCAAACAATATGGGTTTCATGCAGTATGTTATGGACATGCCGGGGACGGTAACCTGCACATACGCATCAACCATCCTACGATTAAAAACAGTCACGGCAATGCAGAGATGACCGCCGCTTTGCAGGCATTGTTTGAACTGGTGAAAAGCCTGGGTGGTACCATCAGCGGTGAACACGGTATAGGACTGATACAAAAACCCTATCTCCATACTGTTTTCAGGGAAGCCAACCTGCACCTGATGCGCGAGATCAAAAAAGTATTCGACCCTAATAATATTTTAAACGCCGGTAAAATATTCGACCTCAATTAA
- a CDS encoding VWA domain-containing protein: MKAVAWLLLACSFPCLLMGQNYLRGEVRDEQGHLLQGVRIQLASTGTYPYYTGNLGSFGIPSSRLIDTITLSYEGYDTLRTAIDTRKPQFFVLKMQPELANFYRSRLSSLTNHLQTETALPAAVLGESYSDIVENRFIRASQYPETGFALNIDKASYSNIRRFIHNNMRVPVHAIRIEEMLNYFSYPAAENSRAFTCQTTVTSCPWQQEHQLLFLHIHAPQLQLDSVPPSNLVFLIDVSGSMDKSNRLPLLQSAFKLLADNLRPQDTISIMTYGGNVRIALAPTGGAEKKKIKAVIDSLSAAGDTPGAGAIQQAYALASHTYMRNGNNRVILATDGDFNVGQSSEKELEDLIVQYRKSGIYLTCLGVGMGNYKDSKLEVLAKKGNGNFAYLDHLGEAQKVLVTEFTQTLYAVAKNATVTVRFNPSLVKTYRLIGFDNKRTALNDSTRELEGGEIGSGHALMALFEIEPATTHSSTENLASIDLRYQLPDSASFMHHAFTASYQPIAIEKAEHAYQFAAAVSMFGAVLKGSPYTKDITLEKVLAFAEPVVDPANIQQEELLQLIKQAIEIYHPSKKRKKKK; this comes from the coding sequence ATGAAAGCTGTCGCCTGGTTATTACTTGCTTGTTCTTTTCCCTGCCTGCTTATGGGGCAGAACTACCTGCGTGGTGAAGTAAGGGATGAGCAGGGGCATTTATTACAGGGCGTACGCATACAACTGGCCAGTACAGGCACTTATCCATATTATACCGGCAACCTGGGCAGCTTTGGCATCCCTTCTTCCAGGCTCATTGATACCATCACATTGTCTTACGAAGGTTATGATACCCTGCGTACTGCCATCGATACCAGGAAGCCCCAGTTCTTCGTTTTGAAAATGCAGCCCGAGCTGGCAAATTTTTACCGGTCCAGGCTCAGCTCTCTCACCAACCATCTTCAAACAGAAACCGCTTTACCTGCGGCTGTATTGGGCGAGAGTTATAGCGACATCGTAGAAAACCGTTTTATCCGGGCATCACAATATCCCGAAACGGGTTTTGCATTGAACATCGACAAAGCTTCCTACAGCAATATCCGCCGTTTCATTCACAACAACATGCGGGTGCCCGTGCATGCGATCCGTATTGAAGAAATGCTCAATTATTTCAGTTATCCCGCTGCTGAAAATTCACGTGCCTTTACCTGCCAGACAACCGTTACTTCCTGCCCCTGGCAGCAGGAACATCAACTGCTGTTTCTTCATATTCATGCACCGCAATTGCAACTTGACAGCGTGCCTCCTTCCAATCTTGTTTTTTTGATCGATGTGTCCGGCTCGATGGATAAGTCCAACCGGCTGCCTTTGCTGCAGTCGGCATTCAAATTATTGGCAGATAATTTACGTCCGCAGGATACCATCAGTATCATGACTTATGGCGGTAATGTACGTATAGCCCTGGCTCCGACCGGAGGCGCAGAAAAGAAAAAGATCAAAGCAGTCATTGATTCGCTGAGTGCTGCGGGAGATACACCGGGTGCCGGAGCCATCCAGCAGGCTTATGCATTGGCTTCGCATACTTATATGCGCAATGGCAACAACAGGGTGATACTGGCTACCGATGGGGATTTCAACGTGGGACAATCATCGGAAAAAGAGCTGGAAGACCTGATTGTTCAATATCGCAAAAGCGGCATCTACCTTACTTGCCTGGGCGTAGGCATGGGCAATTACAAAGACAGCAAGCTGGAAGTGCTGGCTAAAAAAGGCAATGGCAATTTTGCTTATCTGGATCATTTGGGCGAAGCACAAAAAGTATTGGTAACCGAATTCACACAAACATTGTATGCTGTTGCCAAGAATGCAACGGTTACCGTTCGCTTCAATCCCAGCCTTGTCAAAACCTATCGCCTGATTGGCTTTGACAACAAGAGAACCGCTTTGAACGATAGCACCCGCGAATTGGAAGGCGGAGAAATCGGCAGTGGACATGCCCTGATGGCTTTGTTTGAAATAGAACCGGCAACTACTCATTCATCAACAGAAAACCTGGCCTCTATTGATTTACGCTACCAGCTTCCCGACAGTGCATCTTTTATGCATCATGCATTTACGGCATCTTATCAACCCATAGCAATTGAAAAAGCCGAACATGCTTACCAGTTCGCTGCGGCTGTAAGCATGTTCGGCGCGGTATTGAAAGGTTCGCCTTATACAAAAGATATCACTTTAGAGAAAGTGCTGGCATTCGCTGAACCTGTTGTTGACCCTGCTAATATTCAGCAAGAGGAACTATTGCAACTTATCAAACAAGCTATTGAAATATATCATCCTTCAAAGAAGCGAAAAAAGAAAAAATGA
- a CDS encoding TIGR00730 family Rossman fold protein, whose protein sequence is MQEKRIAVFCGSKSGSDPLFEQDAKALGRLMAERNITLVYGGGNKGLMAAVANAVMDGGGKVIGVIPELLLTWEHHHEGITELHVVSDMHTRKKMMYDLCDMAVVLPGGNGTLDELFEMLTWNTLQIHNKKIILLNTAGFYDTLVTHLQAMWQKGFLYENWQERLLVYDTPAAAISAFY, encoded by the coding sequence ATGCAGGAGAAGCGAATAGCCGTTTTCTGTGGCTCGAAAAGCGGATCGGATCCTCTTTTTGAGCAGGATGCGAAAGCGTTGGGCAGGCTTATGGCCGAACGTAATATCACATTGGTGTATGGTGGTGGCAACAAAGGACTGATGGCTGCTGTGGCCAATGCCGTTATGGATGGCGGCGGGAAAGTGATCGGTGTAATACCGGAACTCTTACTGACCTGGGAACACCACCACGAAGGGATCACAGAATTGCATGTAGTATCCGATATGCACACGCGCAAGAAAATGATGTATGATCTCTGCGATATGGCGGTGGTATTGCCGGGAGGAAATGGTACACTCGATGAATTGTTTGAGATGCTTACCTGGAATACTTTACAGATACACAACAAAAAAATAATCCTGCTGAATACAGCAGGATTTTACGATACACTGGTGACACATCTTCAAGCCATGTGGCAAAAAGGATTCCTTTATGAGAACTGGCAGGAAAGACTGCTGGTATATGATACTCCCGCAGCGGCCATCAGCGCTTTTTATTGA
- the pckA gene encoding phosphoenolpyruvate carboxykinase (ATP) produces MLSTPIMLSDKTLVSLGLGSCRSVHYQLSPEELTEQTILRGQGLLSDTGALCIHTGEFTGRSPLDKFTVKDAITENTVDWNNFNIPIEEKYFHQLRKKLLDYLNRQPEVWIRDAYACADPAYRINIRVINEQPSCNLFAHNMFLRPEERELEGFQADWHIIHAPGFKADPAVDGTRQHNFAVISFTHKAILIGGTGYTGEIKKGIFTILNYILPQNRQVLSMHCSANMGEKGDVAIFFGLSGTGKTTLSADPDRKLIGDDEHGWTNQGVFNFEGGCYAKTIDLSEEKEPEIYHAIRPGALVENVGFINGTRRIDFASKAITENTRVSYPLHYISNAQEPAMGGLPKNIFFLTCDANGVLPPISKLNPGQAMYQFISGYTAKVAGTEAGVTEPKSTFSACFGAPFLPLHPGRYAEMLGEKMKAHRVNVWMVNTGWSGGCCGAGNRVKLSYTRAMITAALNGQLDYAQYKAHPVFGMMIPDACPGVPSEILDPRSTWADQTAYDAKCKDLARQFIKNFEKYAGGVSEEILAAAPTP; encoded by the coding sequence ATGCTGAGTACCCCTATTATGCTGTCAGACAAAACACTGGTTTCCCTGGGTCTTGGATCCTGCCGGTCGGTTCATTACCAGCTTTCACCTGAAGAGTTGACCGAACAGACCATATTACGCGGACAGGGACTTTTAAGCGATACCGGCGCTTTGTGTATCCATACCGGTGAATTCACCGGCCGCAGTCCGCTCGACAAATTCACCGTTAAAGATGCCATCACCGAAAACACGGTTGACTGGAATAATTTCAACATACCCATCGAAGAAAAATATTTTCACCAACTCAGAAAAAAGCTGCTCGATTACCTGAACCGCCAGCCGGAAGTATGGATCAGGGACGCTTATGCCTGTGCCGATCCGGCTTATCGTATAAACATACGGGTCATCAATGAGCAGCCGTCTTGCAATCTCTTTGCGCATAATATGTTCCTGCGCCCAGAAGAGCGCGAACTGGAGGGCTTTCAGGCCGACTGGCATATTATCCATGCACCCGGCTTCAAAGCCGACCCCGCAGTAGATGGCACCAGGCAACACAATTTTGCGGTGATCTCTTTTACACATAAAGCCATTCTTATTGGCGGTACCGGTTATACCGGCGAGATCAAGAAAGGTATTTTCACCATCCTTAATTATATATTACCACAAAACAGGCAGGTGTTGAGCATGCACTGCAGCGCCAACATGGGGGAGAAAGGCGATGTAGCCATTTTCTTTGGATTGAGTGGCACAGGCAAGACTACACTCAGTGCCGACCCAGACCGCAAACTGATCGGGGATGATGAACATGGATGGACCAACCAGGGCGTTTTCAATTTTGAAGGCGGCTGTTATGCCAAAACCATTGACCTGAGTGAAGAAAAAGAACCGGAAATTTACCACGCCATCCGCCCCGGCGCATTGGTAGAAAATGTGGGCTTCATTAATGGAACCCGCCGCATTGATTTTGCCAGCAAAGCCATCACAGAGAATACACGGGTATCATATCCTTTACATTATATCAGCAACGCACAGGAACCTGCTATGGGGGGCTTACCTAAAAATATATTCTTTCTCACTTGCGATGCCAATGGCGTACTGCCACCCATTAGTAAGCTGAACCCCGGTCAGGCCATGTACCAGTTCATCAGCGGTTATACGGCTAAAGTGGCGGGAACAGAAGCCGGTGTTACAGAACCCAAATCAACTTTCAGCGCCTGTTTCGGTGCACCCTTCCTGCCTTTGCACCCCGGTCGTTATGCTGAAATGCTCGGCGAAAAAATGAAAGCCCATCGCGTGAATGTGTGGATGGTGAATACCGGATGGAGTGGCGGATGTTGTGGTGCGGGTAATCGCGTGAAACTGTCATACACAAGGGCCATGATCACTGCGGCATTGAACGGACAACTCGATTACGCACAATACAAAGCGCACCCGGTATTCGGTATGATGATACCCGATGCATGCCCCGGCGTGCCATCAGAAATTTTAGATCCACGCAGCACCTGGGCCGATCAAACTGCCTATGATGCGAAATGTAAAGACCTGGCCAGGCAATTCATTAAAAACTTTGAAAAATATGCGGGAGGTGTCAGCGAAGAAATACTGGCTGCGGCGCCTACACCCTAA
- a CDS encoding O-methyltransferase — translation MDMISPLVDAYALQYTSPEEALMQEINEFTMRNHPQSNMLSGHVQGKLLAFISTILRPKYVLEVGTFVGYSGLYLAQGLSPDGELHTLELREEDAQTARGYFARSEKGNQIHLHTGNALELIPRIDRKWDLVFIDADKTGYIDYYELVVPRLNDRGIILADNVLFHGEVLEEPIKGKNAKAIQAFNEHVKQDPRTEQILLTVRDGLLLIKKK, via the coding sequence ATGGATATGATCTCCCCCCTCGTTGATGCTTATGCGCTGCAGTATACATCGCCCGAAGAAGCGTTGATGCAGGAGATCAATGAATTTACCATGCGCAATCACCCGCAGTCGAATATGCTGAGCGGACATGTGCAGGGAAAATTATTAGCCTTCATCAGTACTATTCTGCGTCCCAAATACGTTTTAGAGGTAGGGACTTTCGTTGGCTACAGTGGCCTCTACCTGGCACAGGGTTTGTCGCCAGATGGTGAGTTGCATACCCTGGAGTTAAGGGAAGAGGACGCTCAAACTGCCCGTGGGTATTTTGCCAGGAGTGAAAAAGGCAACCAGATACATTTACATACGGGCAACGCGCTGGAGCTGATACCCCGGATTGACAGGAAATGGGACCTGGTGTTCATCGATGCAGATAAAACCGGCTATATCGATTATTACGAGCTGGTGGTTCCCCGCCTGAACGACCGCGGCATTATACTGGCCGACAATGTGCTCTTTCATGGCGAAGTATTGGAAGAACCCATAAAAGGTAAAAATGCCAAAGCGATCCAGGCTTTCAATGAGCATGTGAAGCAGGATCCCAGAACAGAACAAATTTTATTAACCGTCAGGGATGGTTTGCTCCTTATAAAAAAGAAATAG
- a CDS encoding glucosaminidase domain-containing protein has protein sequence MMKKLILLVCLGLCFNAAMSQSERATTYINTYKELAIAEMIRSGVPASITLAQGILESDYGESELAQKSNNHFGIKCKTEWTGPKTYHDDDERGECFRVYASAAASYRDHSDFLKNRPYYTDLFKLDPTDDAGWAYGLKKAGYATERDYPQRLLKLINDYDLHKYNLVALDRIKNGTPASNTTASVKAVSEDAVPGSINLAPTKTTVTEETMEEDHAEENLPHASTVTSKKVQPSNYPAGTIFTINHTKVIYAAEGTSLLALAGQYDISLGKLLDFNELKEMDVLDTDRLLFLERKMKRGATDIHIVSENESLYDIAQKEGVRMESLMEYNNLKKDTRLSAGQKLNLRAAGPVVAKSTKASK, from the coding sequence ATGATGAAGAAACTGATTTTGTTGGTATGTCTGGGCTTATGTTTCAACGCGGCTATGTCGCAGAGCGAAAGGGCAACGACTTATATCAATACTTATAAAGAACTGGCTATTGCCGAAATGATCCGGTCGGGCGTGCCGGCATCCATTACCCTGGCGCAGGGCATACTGGAATCGGATTACGGCGAAAGTGAGCTGGCGCAAAAATCGAACAACCATTTCGGCATCAAATGCAAAACGGAATGGACTGGTCCCAAAACCTACCACGACGATGATGAGCGCGGGGAATGTTTTCGCGTTTACGCATCTGCTGCAGCATCCTATCGCGATCATTCCGACTTTCTGAAGAACAGGCCCTATTATACCGATCTTTTCAAACTCGATCCCACCGACGATGCAGGATGGGCTTATGGTTTGAAAAAAGCTGGCTATGCCACAGAGCGCGATTACCCGCAGCGCCTGCTGAAACTCATCAACGATTATGATCTGCACAAATACAATCTCGTAGCCCTCGACAGGATCAAAAACGGAACGCCTGCTTCTAATACAACTGCATCTGTTAAAGCAGTTTCTGAAGATGCTGTTCCCGGTTCTATTAATCTTGCTCCCACCAAGACTACTGTAACAGAGGAAACAATGGAAGAAGATCATGCAGAAGAAAACTTACCACATGCTTCCACTGTTACAAGCAAAAAAGTCCAGCCTTCTAATTATCCTGCGGGAACCATTTTTACTATCAACCATACCAAAGTGATCTACGCCGCAGAAGGTACATCCCTGCTGGCTTTGGCCGGACAATACGATATCAGCCTGGGCAAATTGCTGGATTTCAATGAGCTGAAAGAGATGGATGTGCTTGATACCGACAGATTACTCTTCCTGGAAAGAAAAATGAAAAGAGGCGCTACCGACATTCACATTGTGTCCGAAAATGAAAGCCTCTATGATATTGCACAGAAAGAAGGCGTAAGGATGGAGAGCCTGATGGAATACAACAACCTGAAAAAAGATACCCGGCTTTCTGCTGGCCAGAAATTAAACCTTCGCGCTGCCGGTCCTGTTGTGGCCAAATCAACCAAAGCTTCTAAATAA
- a CDS encoding deoxynucleoside kinase, with protein MAKLKKPKHVAVAGNIGAGKTTLTEMLSKHYRWIPQFEDVDHNPYLMDFYEDMPRWSFNLQIFFLNSRLNQLLDIHHGTETVIQDRTIYEDANIFAPNLHEMGLMSKRDFDNYFLFFQTLKTMVQPPDLLIYLKASVPTLVAQIQKRGREYEENIRLDYLKRLNEYYNKWIESYKEGPLLVIDCDKNKFAENEEHFGEIIGKVDGMLFGLF; from the coding sequence ATGGCCAAACTAAAAAAACCCAAGCATGTTGCTGTAGCCGGCAATATCGGCGCCGGTAAAACTACTTTAACTGAAATGCTGAGCAAGCATTACCGTTGGATTCCCCAGTTTGAAGATGTGGACCACAATCCTTACCTGATGGATTTTTACGAGGACATGCCGCGTTGGAGTTTCAACCTGCAGATATTTTTCCTGAACAGTCGCCTCAACCAATTACTCGATATACACCATGGTACCGAAACCGTGATACAGGACCGTACCATCTATGAAGACGCCAATATATTCGCTCCCAACCTGCATGAAATGGGTTTGATGAGCAAACGCGATTTCGATAACTATTTCTTATTCTTCCAGACTTTGAAAACAATGGTGCAGCCACCCGACCTGCTCATCTACCTCAAAGCTTCCGTACCCACACTGGTTGCGCAAATACAAAAAAGAGGCCGCGAATACGAAGAGAACATTCGCCTCGACTACCTGAAAAGACTCAATGAATATTACAACAAGTGGATTGAAAGTTATAAAGAAGGTCCCCTGCTGGTGATCGACTGCGACAAAAACAAGTTTGCGGAAAATGAAGAACATTTCGGAGAGATCATTGGTAAGGTAGATGGCATGTTGTTTGGACTTTTCTAA